One segment of Massilia sp. Se16.2.3 DNA contains the following:
- a CDS encoding YicC/YloC family endoribonuclease: MTGYAVATSEGAAGTLTIEIKSVNSRFLDLQFRINDELRALEPDLRAAIMAAITRGKVEARLSFGRKAAGGTRVLNHELLADLARLQGEVTRHFVSAPLMTVAELLRWPGVIEESHVGQESLQADVAALTAQTVAAFVESRRREGAALEAMLLSRIDAMEVIVKRISPLIPQVIAQFQQKAIERMQDALGLAGHGNPSVLSRQEVFERIRQEVTLYGIRIDVSEELSRLSAHLNETRHILKKGGQVGKRLDFMMQELNREANTLGAKASVKELADASMELKLLIEQMREQVQNLE; this comes from the coding sequence ATGACAGGCTATGCGGTTGCCACCAGCGAAGGCGCTGCGGGCACCCTTACCATCGAGATCAAGAGCGTCAATTCGCGCTTTCTCGATCTTCAGTTTCGCATCAACGATGAATTGCGCGCGCTGGAACCGGACCTGCGCGCCGCCATCATGGCCGCCATCACCCGCGGCAAGGTCGAAGCCCGCCTGTCGTTCGGCCGCAAGGCTGCCGGCGGCACCCGTGTACTGAACCACGAACTGCTGGCCGACCTGGCGCGCCTGCAGGGTGAAGTGACGCGCCATTTCGTCTCGGCCCCTTTGATGACGGTTGCGGAACTGCTGCGCTGGCCCGGCGTCATCGAGGAATCGCATGTCGGCCAGGAGTCGCTGCAGGCGGACGTGGCGGCGCTGACGGCGCAGACCGTCGCCGCCTTTGTCGAGAGCCGCCGGCGCGAAGGCGCGGCACTGGAAGCCATGCTGCTGTCGCGCATCGATGCGATGGAAGTGATCGTCAAGCGTATTTCCCCGCTCATTCCGCAAGTGATCGCACAGTTCCAGCAAAAGGCAATCGAGCGCATGCAGGACGCGCTCGGTCTTGCCGGCCACGGCAATCCGTCGGTCCTGAGCCGCCAGGAAGTATTCGAGCGCATTCGCCAGGAAGTAACGCTCTACGGCATCCGCATCGACGTGTCCGAAGAGCTGTCGCGCCTGTCGGCGCACCTGAACGAAACCCGCCACATCCTGAAAAAGGGTGGCCAGGTCGGCAAGCGCCTCGACTTCATGATGCAGGAACTGAACCGCGAAGCCAATACGCTCGGCGCCAAGGCCTCGGTGAAGGAATTGGCGGACGCGTCGATGGAATTGAAGCTGCTCATCGAGCAGATGCGCGAGCAGGTGCAGAACCTGGAGTAA
- the gmk gene encoding guanylate kinase, translating to MLTTAFSGSLFVVAAPSGAGKSTLVNALLKQEPGIKLSISTTTRPPRPGEQDGREYHFTTPEDFVARAERGEFLEWAEVHGNYYGTSRLSVEEKMKAGTDILLEIDWQGARQVKKQFPDAAGIFILPPSIAALEERLHKRGTDEPHIITRRLLAAGGEIAHAPEFEYAIINEEFNVALAELVAIVKATRCRFAQQAARNASLFAQLGIHANQPT from the coding sequence ATGCTTACCACCGCCTTTTCCGGCAGCCTGTTCGTCGTCGCCGCCCCATCCGGCGCCGGCAAATCGACCCTGGTCAACGCGCTGCTCAAGCAGGAGCCGGGCATCAAGCTGTCGATCTCGACGACCACCCGCCCTCCCCGTCCGGGCGAGCAGGACGGCCGCGAATACCACTTCACCACGCCCGAAGACTTCGTGGCCCGCGCCGAGCGCGGCGAGTTCCTCGAGTGGGCTGAAGTGCACGGCAATTACTACGGCACCAGCCGCCTGAGCGTCGAAGAAAAAATGAAGGCCGGCACCGACATCCTGCTGGAGATCGACTGGCAGGGCGCGCGCCAGGTGAAAAAACAGTTCCCGGACGCGGCCGGCATCTTCATCCTGCCGCCGTCGATCGCGGCCCTGGAAGAACGCCTGCACAAGCGCGGCACCGACGAGCCCCACATCATCACGCGCCGCCTGCTGGCTGCCGGAGGCGAGATCGCTCACGCTCCGGAGTTCGAGTATGCTATCATCAACGAAGAGTTCAACGTCGCCCTGGCCGAGCTGGTGGCGATTGTCAAAGCGACACGTTGCCGCTTCGCCCAACAGGCAGCCCGCAACGCCTCGCTGTTTGCCCAGCTGGGTATCCACGCGAATCAACCTACGTGA
- a CDS encoding serine/threonine-protein kinase, producing the protein MTAQNNAPLPEGLEIAGYRIVKKIASGGFSIVYLAYDSEGSAVAIKEYLPSALALRQAGELVPNISKPNQPLFRIGLKCFFEEGRALARIVHPNVVRILNFFRAHDTVYMVMAYESGHSLQEHIGRAAGKGKRLNENFVRLVFDGVCRGLREVHANKLLHLDLKPANIYLRSDGSPILLDFGAARQAIKNDAPMLAPMYTPGFAPPELYSKSTPFGPWSDIYSLGASMFSCMTGAPPQSADTRKGDDKLPILFDALATAYSPALVAIVRACLALDPMARPQSVFAVQKSLQALPAVPNKPAPPAVAPTGLRGLLSRLGGRTRARDGS; encoded by the coding sequence ATGACCGCACAAAATAACGCACCACTGCCGGAAGGCCTGGAGATTGCCGGATATCGCATTGTAAAGAAAATCGCTTCCGGCGGGTTCAGTATTGTCTATCTTGCATATGATTCCGAAGGCAGCGCCGTCGCCATCAAGGAGTACCTGCCGAGCGCCCTGGCGCTGCGCCAGGCGGGCGAACTCGTCCCGAATATCTCGAAGCCGAACCAGCCGCTGTTTCGCATCGGCCTCAAATGCTTTTTCGAGGAAGGGCGGGCACTGGCACGCATCGTTCATCCGAACGTCGTACGCATCCTGAACTTCTTCCGCGCCCACGACACGGTCTACATGGTGATGGCCTATGAATCGGGCCACTCGCTGCAGGAGCACATCGGGCGTGCTGCCGGCAAGGGAAAGCGCCTGAACGAAAACTTCGTGCGCCTGGTGTTCGACGGCGTCTGCCGCGGCCTGCGCGAAGTCCATGCGAACAAGCTGCTGCACCTGGACCTGAAACCGGCGAATATCTACCTGCGCAGCGATGGCTCGCCGATCCTGCTCGACTTTGGCGCCGCGCGCCAGGCGATCAAGAACGATGCGCCGATGCTCGCGCCCATGTACACGCCAGGCTTCGCACCGCCCGAGCTGTATTCGAAGAGCACGCCCTTCGGTCCGTGGTCCGACATCTACAGCCTGGGCGCCTCGATGTTCTCCTGCATGACCGGCGCGCCGCCGCAGTCGGCCGACACGCGCAAGGGCGACGACAAGCTGCCGATCCTGTTCGACGCGCTGGCCACCGCCTATTCGCCCGCATTGGTGGCGATCGTGCGCGCCTGCCTGGCGCTCGATCCGATGGCGCGTCCGCAAAGCGTGTTCGCGGTGCAGAAGTCGCTGCAGGCGCTGCCGGCCGTGCCGAACAAGCCGGCGCCGCCTGCGGTCGCCCCCACCGGCCTGCGCGGCCTGCTCAGCCGGCTGGGGGGGCGCACCCGCGCCCGCGACGGCAGCTGA